A genomic region of Aeropyrum pernix K1 contains the following coding sequences:
- a CDS encoding MFS transporter translates to MKSIGGVQAPLLVLAALNGLSFGVIVTVLAPYMYSAGFSGTEWGLLTSTATVTSIIFTLLSGPLSDALGARRVVAAGYIVKAASFTLLAVPSTVFMAAGFTLSGVSMGISWSATTALVARSGRDEMLHRSFTFFMASNMVGGALGSLMGVIPPLLSSITSLTLLEAYRATILLVAPLSLLQAGIALAVREEVSAEGRASIGPGELLRGFREAVSDRRFRLLILFNMVIGLGASMSIHNIAYYFAAKYGVTSAEIGVVNALEQVSMALVAVGASRIAERVGSTLKVYIALTSLSVPLLVAMTLVDSYVVAAAIYVVRTVLMNAANPLLEALTMRVVPRERRGSASSILSLSFTLPATAGRAIGGALLDINLELPLRLTAAIYTLALAHLYMRRRFLEEGRAWGSRRVAGELLEEARAPQ, encoded by the coding sequence TTGAAATCCATAGGAGGGGTGCAGGCGCCACTGCTGGTTCTAGCAGCGCTCAACGGCCTATCCTTCGGAGTGATAGTCACAGTGCTAGCCCCCTACATGTACTCCGCCGGCTTCTCAGGCACAGAGTGGGGCCTGCTAACCTCGACAGCCACAGTGACCAGCATAATATTCACTCTACTCTCAGGCCCTCTAAGCGACGCTTTAGGTGCCCGGCGGGTCGTGGCTGCAGGCTACATTGTCAAAGCCGCATCATTCACCCTCCTAGCCGTGCCCAGCACCGTGTTCATGGCGGCTGGCTTCACGCTGAGCGGCGTCTCCATGGGGATATCCTGGAGCGCCACTACAGCCCTTGTAGCACGCTCAGGCAGGGACGAGATGCTGCATAGGAGCTTCACATTCTTCATGGCAAGCAACATGGTAGGCGGCGCTCTAGGAAGCCTAATGGGCGTCATCCCACCCCTCCTATCCTCTATAACCAGCCTAACGCTGCTTGAAGCCTACAGGGCCACAATACTGCTTGTAGCCCCCCTAAGCCTCCTACAAGCGGGCATCGCTCTCGCCGTAAGAGAAGAGGTATCGGCCGAGGGACGGGCCAGCATCGGCCCGGGCGAACTCCTCAGGGGGTTCAGAGAGGCGGTCTCAGACAGGCGGTTCAGGCTTCTCATACTCTTCAACATGGTTATAGGCCTCGGCGCGTCGATGTCGATACACAACATAGCCTACTATTTCGCCGCCAAATATGGTGTCACAAGCGCTGAGATAGGCGTTGTCAACGCCCTGGAGCAGGTTTCGATGGCTCTGGTAGCCGTTGGGGCATCAAGGATAGCTGAGAGGGTGGGAAGTACCCTCAAGGTCTACATAGCCCTCACAAGCCTCAGCGTGCCCCTGCTTGTGGCGATGACGCTAGTTGACAGCTACGTGGTCGCCGCGGCTATATATGTAGTGAGGACTGTTCTAATGAACGCTGCGAACCCTCTGCTAGAGGCACTTACCATGAGAGTTGTGCCCAGGGAGAGGAGGGGCTCGGCGAGCTCGATACTAAGTCTGAGCTTCACACTTCCAGCTACGGCGGGGAGGGCGATAGGGGGCGCCCTCCTCGATATAAACCTGGAGCTCCCTCTCAGGCTGACCGCGGCCATATACACGCTAGCCCTCGCCCACCTCTACATGAGGAGAAGGTTCCTGGAGGAGGGGCGGGCATGGGGGTCTAGAAGAGTAGCCGGAGAGCTACTAGAAGAAGCACGAGCGCCACAATAG
- the mcm gene encoding minichromosome maintenance protein MCM, which yields MLSGEETLAVGERFKTFLENFRTEEGKLKYVEAIRRMINYEETSLEVEFKDLYRYDPLLSEILLEKPREFLKEASEALKEIVAQESPEYAQGRVFTPRFTGLFDTERIRDIGSDHVGKLVQINGIVTRMHPRATRMVRARFRHDRCGAEFWWPANEDEVLGERIERPSICPVCGEGGGKFTLVRDKSLYIDWQKIMVQERPEDVPGGQIPRSIEVHLSRDLVEKVRPGDRVKIVGVVGLQSFSSSSTLYSLYMEANSILLEEKILEEVSITREDEEKILQLSRDPWIKEKIIASIAPTIYGHWDLKEAIALLLFGGVPKQRPDGTRTRGDIHVLFVGDPGVAKSQLLQSTAQVAPRVVYTTGKGSTAAGLTAAVLRDPRTGEYFLEAGALVLADGGIAVIDEFDKMSKEDRGVIHEAMEQQTVSIAKAGIKATLSARASLLAAGNPKFGYYDPSRSFVDNVDLPAPIISRFDLIFVVRDVIERSRDEMLASYVLETHTNVELFKPEIDPDLLRKYIAFARKHVKPRLTPQAKKLLKDFYVEMRSSALHHSSQEGAKPVPITTRQLEALIRLTEAHARMSLKQEATEEDAIAAIRIMTSVLQSIGLDLETGEIDIGIIMTGASFRSRKIMSEVLDLIKSIVEEERGGQGCVRASEIVRRLGEKNIPEEKVRDAIDKLYRQGLIIEIRTECYKAV from the coding sequence ATGCTTAGTGGAGAGGAAACCCTGGCTGTGGGCGAGAGGTTCAAGACATTCTTAGAGAACTTCAGAACAGAGGAGGGGAAGCTAAAGTACGTAGAAGCGATCCGCAGGATGATAAACTATGAAGAGACTAGCCTCGAAGTCGAGTTTAAGGACCTCTACCGCTACGACCCCCTCCTCAGCGAAATCCTTCTAGAGAAGCCGAGGGAGTTTCTGAAGGAGGCGTCCGAAGCCCTTAAAGAGATTGTCGCGCAGGAGAGCCCCGAGTATGCGCAGGGGAGGGTGTTTACCCCCCGGTTTACAGGGCTCTTCGACACGGAGAGGATTAGAGATATAGGTAGCGATCACGTGGGGAAGCTAGTACAGATAAACGGTATCGTGACCAGGATGCACCCCCGCGCCACTAGGATGGTGCGAGCTAGGTTCAGGCACGACAGGTGTGGAGCCGAGTTCTGGTGGCCCGCCAACGAGGACGAGGTTCTGGGGGAAAGGATTGAGAGGCCTAGCATATGCCCCGTGTGTGGGGAGGGCGGGGGGAAGTTTACCCTAGTCAGGGACAAGAGCCTGTACATAGACTGGCAGAAGATTATGGTTCAGGAGAGGCCGGAGGACGTGCCCGGCGGCCAGATACCTAGAAGTATAGAAGTCCACCTGAGCAGAGACCTGGTTGAGAAGGTTAGACCGGGGGATAGGGTTAAGATAGTTGGTGTTGTAGGGCTCCAGTCGTTCTCCTCCTCAAGCACGCTATACAGCCTCTACATGGAGGCGAACAGCATACTCCTGGAGGAGAAGATCCTGGAGGAGGTGAGCATAACAAGAGAGGATGAGGAGAAGATACTCCAGCTCTCCCGCGACCCATGGATTAAGGAGAAGATAATAGCGAGCATAGCCCCCACGATATACGGCCACTGGGACCTCAAGGAGGCCATAGCACTCCTCCTCTTCGGCGGCGTGCCGAAGCAGAGGCCCGACGGCACCAGGACTAGGGGTGATATACACGTTCTCTTCGTGGGAGACCCCGGCGTGGCCAAGAGCCAGCTGCTCCAGAGCACAGCACAGGTGGCGCCTAGGGTAGTCTACACGACGGGGAAGGGTAGCACGGCAGCCGGCCTCACAGCAGCGGTGCTCAGGGACCCGAGGACGGGCGAGTACTTCCTGGAGGCGGGCGCCCTAGTACTTGCCGACGGGGGTATAGCCGTTATCGACGAGTTCGACAAGATGTCTAAGGAGGACAGGGGCGTCATACACGAGGCTATGGAGCAGCAGACCGTGAGCATAGCGAAGGCTGGGATAAAGGCTACCCTCAGCGCGAGGGCCAGCCTACTTGCTGCGGGCAACCCCAAGTTCGGCTACTACGACCCGTCCCGCAGCTTCGTCGACAACGTAGACCTCCCGGCACCCATAATCTCGAGGTTCGACCTGATATTCGTGGTCCGGGATGTGATAGAGAGGAGTAGGGACGAGATGCTAGCCAGCTACGTCCTGGAGACCCACACTAATGTCGAGCTGTTCAAGCCTGAGATAGATCCGGATCTGCTGAGGAAGTACATAGCCTTCGCGAGGAAACACGTCAAGCCAAGGCTAACGCCCCAGGCTAAGAAGCTGCTGAAAGACTTCTACGTTGAGATGAGGAGCAGCGCCCTCCACCACTCGAGCCAAGAGGGCGCGAAGCCAGTGCCCATAACTACGAGGCAGCTTGAAGCCCTCATACGACTGACAGAGGCGCACGCCAGGATGTCCCTGAAGCAGGAGGCTACCGAGGAGGACGCCATAGCCGCCATACGCATAATGACCAGCGTGCTGCAGAGTATAGGCCTAGACCTGGAGACCGGTGAGATCGACATTGGGATAATAATGACGGGGGCAAGCTTTAGGTCGAGAAAGATAATGTCCGAGGTTCTAGATCTTATAAAAAGCATAGTGGAGGAGGAGAGGGGCGGTCAAGGCTGCGTCAGGGCTTCGGAGATTGTGAGGAGGCTGGGTGAGAAGAACATACCAGAGGAGAAGGTGAGGGACGCTATAGACAAGCTGTACAGGCAGGGGCTGATAATAGAGATTAGGACCGAGTGCTACAAGGCGGTCTAG